cagttCTTATCAAAATTCCAAATGCCTTTTTTTGCATaattgacaagctgatcctaaaatttataAGGAAATGAAGGAGatccagaatagccaaaaaatcttgaaaaagaacaaagctggaggactcACATTTCTTGGTTTCAGAATTTACTACAAATCTACAAAATCAAGACAGTATAATTCTGGTATAGGGTAAGCTTTCACATTAATtgaatttcagaatttttttggTAATAACTAGTTTATTAGTAATTATAAATAATAGCAACTTTGGCTAATACtatcctttaatttctttcaaactGTTTAGTTTTCAACATACAAGTCTTACACTTGTACAGGTGGTAACATCCCCTTTCTCATTCCTGGATGTAGTAATTTGaatattctctcattttttttcttggtctagctaggtttgtcaattttgttgagcttttcaaagaaccaacttgaTTGCGGTGCTTAACATATATTAATTAAATTCTTACACATATATGAAGTAGTTAACTAtatatccattttacaaatggggaaacaggTAATGAGATGCTAAATAACTCAGTTAAAATTTTATAGGTAAAACACAATGTTTAATGCCTTGTTTCAAACACAAAGCAAatctaaaaataactttaaaaaaatcaggtttTTTGTCCTAGTACCTGTAGTAGCTTTTGAAAGAGCTACATGTCTCTAAAAGATAAACATTATTATGCATAATAAATACATTCCTAAATGGATCATTTTTATGTTTGAATATTATTtaacaagtgaaaaataaaaccataacaaTTAGAAAGTagacaaatagatttaaaaaaatgttgccaTAAAGGAGAAATCATAATTCAAGGAAGTGtagcaggccttccctggtggctcagtggtgaagaatccatctgccagtgcaggaaacatgggttctatccctggtccaggaggacccTACATGCCACGGAGGAACTAAGACCGTgcgccacagctcctgagcctgtgctctagagcctgggaactgcaactgctgagccctcatGCCTCAGCTACTGGACGCCTGCACAGCctcgagcccatgctctgcaacaggagaagccactgcaatgagaagcccaaacacCGCGagaaagagtagcccccgcttttcgcagctagagaaaagcccgagcacagcaacaagacccagcttcctttgttttgatttccttttttgatCCAATAGTTGACAAGAATGAGGATTTTCTCTAAATAAtgggatctttttattttttagttttgttattaATCTCCAATTtcactgcattgtgatcagagaaTGCTATTTGTACCATATCAGTTTCTTCTGTAAATGTATTGAGATTTCCTTTATGACCTAATACATGGTAAGGTTTTGGTGTATTATGGAATCTTGAATATAAATCAAGTAGGTCTTCCATATTGTGTTGTTTAGGCCTTCGGTAGCTTCATTtggcttttgtctttttgatCTGTCATGGATTGATGGAAGTGGATTAAAGTCTCCTATAATAGATATGTTTCAGTTGCATCCTCACTGCTCTCTGTTAGGCATATTGATGATGAGTTCCAGAGTGGAGTTAGGAAAGTCAGTTGGGAAATACTAGAAGTATTTAGACAAGAAATGAATTTCTAAGTATTTAGACAAGTATTTAGccaagaatttctttctttcttgggaaGAACATGTTGGAGGTAAACTTTGCACAGCTTGCTGTTGGACTGAATGTAGGgtaaaggagagataaaaatcaaagatgactctTAAGAAATGGCGAGGAGCCAGAATGGAAAAGATTCGTGGAGGAACAGGTTTGGGATGAGTCAGGAATTCTGTTTTGGACCTGTCATATTTGAGGTGCCCGTTTGCCATATGCATCAAGGTGTTAAGTAAGTTGTTAGCTGGGCGCTGGTTAGTCCCGGAGGCAGAAACATCTGAGTCATCACAGGCATGGCACTGGAGGAGACCCCACAGGGGTCCATTCACGCACAGGGGCCCACCGATTCTAAGAGGAGTGAGCAGAGGAGTGCAGCCATGAGAGGTGTTGCAAGTAGTGATTTGGAAGGAGTTGATGTTTACTTGTATTTTCTCTGTGAAGTGTGAATCAAGGTCACCATTTGAGAGTTGGGGGAATGTACTGGAGTTTTGAGGACTGAGGAGCAAATGTTAGTTTGGAAAATGGGAACACAGACACATCTGAAGGATGGCTGACCAATATGTAGTGCTGCTTTGGGACCTAAGTCCTATTCAGTAACATTAAGGGGAGGCCAGTTAGTGTGATTCTGTGGCCCATTTTCAACTGTTCCTTCTTAGGCGGTGGGTTGCTAATTGGGCTTAACCTGTCGTAAGGTCTTGCTGATAAATAATGGGAGTCGGGGTCAAGAGAGGCAAGGGGGCTTGCAAATGGGTGACAGTGCTGGCGGGGCCCCACCGATTCTAAGAGGAGTGAGCAGGGAAGTGCAGCCATGAGAGAGATTGCAAGAAGTGACCAGTGGTTGGGCCAGTGGGTCTGGAGTTCCTGAAAAAGCCAAAGGAATTTTAGAGTGTGGTCCACAGGATGAGTGGTTGTAATTACAGAAGGCAGTGAGACTTGAagctgaagttttattttttttaatgtttttaaatttaaaaacatatttatttttggctgctctgggtctttgttgccatgcAAGAGCTTCGTCTAGTTGTGGCCACCAGGGACTACTCTCTGTTtcagtgcacagacttctcattgaggtggtttctcttgttggggagcaccagctctagggccCACCGGCTTCTGTCCTGGCAGCTCATGCACtccagcttagttgctcctcaggaTGTgagaccttcccagaccagggatcgaacctgtgtcccctgcattggcaggcaaattcttaaccactggaccacgagggaagcttTGAGGTTTTAGAGGAGGCAGTTCTTAGTGAGGGCAAGGAGAGGGTAACATGGATGAGACAGAGGCAGGAGTTGACGGAGTTAAGGAGGTCAGCAAACAGAATCAGGAATGTCCTAAGCTTCATCCTTGTGGATGAagaaggtgagtgatcactcaaGAACGTGAGTGATCCTAAACTGAGAGGCATGGCAAAGAGGACAGTGGGATGGCAACAAGAAGCGGTGTGGTTTGATGCCATGGTCTTCAAAGGTAGAAGAAGAAGCTGTGTAGGAGCTTTAAGGGGCCAAGCCCTGAGGCACCTGGGTGGAAAGGAAGAACAGCCTCGGTAGGTAGGTTTCTGTCAGGACTGAAGAGGAAGGGCCCTTCAGAGACGGTCAGCCATGTTCCAGAAGGCCAACGGCTTGGAAGTCCAGGAAAAAGATAAGGGTGAACAAGTATTTACTCTCTGCCCTGTGCCAGGCAGGGTGCTGGGCATAGAGGATGCCCCTGGGACCCAGCGGACAGGTCCTTGTACCCTCCCTTTGAATCTGGGCATTTCCTGAGAGCAAAGGCTGAGGCTTCATGAGCCATCTTCTCTCTGCATCCCAGCTTGGGCACACAGCGGGTGCCCAAAAAACCTTTGGGGCACTGACATGACACCTCACCCTGGCTCCTAGTGACCAAGCACCACTGCCGCCCATTTCAAGCACCAAGTCATCCAGGTGACCCTCCAGGAGTGAGCCCAGGCGCGACTGGGGAGGGGGCGAGTGTGTGAGGGCACCCGGGCCACGTGTCAAGCTGAGAGTCCCGCCTGCGCCCCTAGTCATCTGCCTTTCCCTCCTGCGCCCCTAGTCATCCGCCTTTCCCTCCTGCGCCCCTAGTCATCCGCCTTTCCCTCCTGCACCCCTAGTCATCCGCCTTTCCCTCCTGCGCCCCTGTCCTCCCAGACACCATCCGGAAGATGAAGAACGACTTCCGGAAGATGGAGGACGAGATGGACCGGTTGGCCACCAACATGGCGGTGATCACGGACTTCAGCGCGCGCATCAGCGCCACGCTGCAGGACCGCCACGAGCGCATCACCAAGCTGGCAGGTGGGCCGCGCCCCAGAGCCGCTGTTAAAGTGGGCCACCCTTGAGGCTGACACCACCTCCGCCTGTCCCCCAGGGGTCCACGCGCTGCTGCGGAAGCTGCAGTTCCTCTTCGAGCTGCCCTCACGCCTCACCAAGTGCGTGGAGCTGGGCGCCTATGGGCAGGCCGTGCGATACCAGGGCCGCGCGCGGGCCGTGCTGCAGCAGTACCAGCACCTGCCCTCCTTCCGCGCCATCCAGGACGACTGCCAGGTCATTACGGCTCGCCTGGCCCAGCAGCTACGGCAGCGCTTCAGGTGTGGGTCCTGGGCCACCAGCCACTGCCGCTGGGCTCCCAGGTctgctcctccccttccccccgaATTCTGTCTTCCTGCCCTTCACCTCCGTCTCCCTTCCTGCAGGGAGGGCGGCTCTGGCGCCCCTGAGCAAGCCGAGTGCGTGGAGCTGCTGCTGGCCCTCGGCGAGCCTGCGGAGGAGCTGTGCGAGGAGTTCCTGGCGCACGCCCGAGGGcggctggaggaggagctgagaaGCCTGGAGGCTGAGCTGGGGCCTTCCCCTCCAGCTCCCGACGTGTTAGAGTTCACTGACCATGGCGGCAGCGGCTTCGTCGGTGGCCTCTGCCAAGTGGCGGCGGCCTACCAGGAGCTGTTTGCCGCCCAGGGCCCGGCGGGCGCCGAGAAGCTAGCAGCCTTTGCCCGGGAGCTGGGCAGCCGCTACTTTGCGCTGGTGGAGCGGCGGCTGGCTCAGGAGCAGGGCAGCGGAGACAACTCCCTGCTGGTACGGGCGCTGGACCGCTTCCACCGGCGCCTGCGCGCACCCGGGGCCCTGCTGGCCGCTGCCGGGCTGGCGGAGGCCGCCACCGAGATCGTGGAGCGCGTGGCCCGCGAGCGCCTGGGCCACCATCTGCAGGGCCTGCAGGCGGCCTTCCTGGGCAGCCTGACGGATGTGCGGCAGGCGCTGGCAGCCCCTCGAATTGCTGGGAAGGAAGGCCCCGGTCTGGCAGAGCTGCTGGCCAATGTGGCCAGTTCCATCCTGAGCCACATTAAGGCCTCGCTGGCTTCTGTGCACCTCTTCACCGCCAAGGAGGTGTCTTTCTCCAACAAGCCCTACTTCCGGGTACGGCCTGTCCCtgtgcatccttttttttttcctttttggggcATTCTTTTGTTCATCCTGTATGTGGCTTGACAGCTCCAGGGCCCTCAGTCTTTGCCCCACGCCGACTAGATGTGGTTTCAGGCTGTCTTGAAGACTGCCacagcctggaggggtggggcaggctcTGAGGGCATTTCCAAGCAGGGTCCCCAGTGCAGGCTTTGCCCCCTTGCAGTCCCTTCTCCAAGCAGGGGTGCTGCTCTCGGGTACTGGAAACAGGATGAGAGAGGCCAGGGCACTTGGGGTCCCAATAGAACATCACTGGCAGCCTCTGCCTGGAAGAGGGGGCCTGCTGTGTATCTAGGCCCCTCCTCCTCACAGGGCGAGTTCTGCAGCCAGGGTGTGCGTGAGAGCCTCATCGTGGGCTTCATCCGCTCCATGTGCCAGACGGCTCAGAGCTTCTGCGACAGCCCCGGGGAGAAGGGGGGTGCCACGCCACCTGCCCTGCTCCTGCTGCTCTCCCGCCTCTGCCTGGACTACGAGACGGCCACCATTTCCTACATCCTCACCCTCACCGATGAACAGTTTCTGGTGCAGGTGAACTGCTAGCTCATAGCAAGGTGGGGAGTGGTGATGCTAAGAACACAGGAGACTGTTCAGTGTCCTCACAGTTAGGGTTGCCTGTGCCCAGCTTAGCCTCCCCCTTGCCAAGCCTGTGCCCAGCTCCTGGTGGGCACTGGCGGCAGAGCTGACCCCAGTTCCCACTGACTGCCTGTCCTCTGCATCCGTGGCTCAGGACCAGTCTCCAGTGACGCCCGTGAGCACACTCTGTGCGGAGGCCAGGGAGACGGCACGACGCCTGCTGACCCACTACGTGAAGGTGCAGGGGCTGGTCATATCGCAGATGCTGCGCAAGAGTGTAGAGACGCGGGACTGGCTCAGCACCCTGGAGCCGCGGAACGTGCGTGCTGTCATGAAGCGGGTGGTGGAAGACACGACAGCCATCGACGTGCAGGTGCTGCCCCAGGCTGGCCGGCGGTGCTAGGGGAACGGCCCTCTAAGGATCGAGACAGCTGGGCTCAGGCAGGGCCTGCATCTCTGGCCTCCGCCTCACCCATGGTGGCATCACCCCCATTTCACctcagaggaggaagctgaggcccagagtcaCCCGGGAAATCGGGGCAGGGTTGACACTGAAGATTGGGCCTCAGTACCAACTCATGTTCCACCTTTCCTGCACTCCACTGGTTCTATAAATAATGACTGAGTACCAGCGAGTACAGCCctggccgccgcccccgcccccccccccccccccgccccactaccctgtgtttattttataacGTAACATGTTGTAACTTCTGTAACATGAGTGTAACTTAGGGCATCCTTGGTGGGCTGAAGTTCCCCATGCTCTGGCCTCCTTGCAGTTCCTCCTTCTGCCACCAGGTGGGGCTCCTGTATGAGGAAGGTGTTCGGAAGGCCCAGAGCAGCGACTCCAGCAAGAGGACCTTCTCGGTTTACAGCAGCTCCCGGCAGCAGGGCCGCTACGCACCCAGCTATACACCCAGGTCTGACTGGTCAGGGTAGCCCCGgggggggttggggtggtgggggtggaagAAGGAAGACTGGGGTGCAGGGGTGGGCTCTGATTTCTTGTCTCCCCCCATCCAGTGCCCCAATGGACACCAACCTCTTGAGCAACATTCAGAAATTGTTCTCTGAGCGTATTGATGTGTTCAGCCCTGTGGAGTTCAATAAGGTTCGAATACCCCAGTGACCCTGCCTTCCCTGGGCCCCTTGGGAAGGTCAGCTGAAGCAGCCCCACATTGGTCCCAGGAAGCCCTGGGACTCAGTCCCCTCATCTCTGTTTCTGGGAAATGTGTCTAGGAGCAAGTGCTCACCCAGAGCCCCACCATGACCGCCTCATCGCTCTCGGCCTTGCCCTGGGTGTGCTCTAAGCCTGCGTCTGAGGGGTCACCTAGTCTGCCTCTTTGGCCTTTGTTCTTACGCCCTCCATAGTCGTGGCTCCTCCCTGGGGATTGCTGTTCCCCCCATGATCTCCGCCCCCACCCAGCCCGTGCTCAGGAACCCGGTGCTCTCCCTCCAACGTAGTAAGCCTTTCCCCTCCCTACGTCCATGCTGACGCCATCTCTGCCTCAGATCGCTGGGCCCTCCTTGTCTGCTCCCCCCCAGGTGATGAGGCCGACATCCTATTTCCCTCTTACCTGGGTTCTGGGACTTTCTACCCCATCACAGctactggcccctggcccctgcacGGAACGCGGGTGCCTTCAGGGGTCTAGTGCCCCTCCCCAGCACCTGCTGTCGTGGCTCTGCAGCCCCATGTCCCTGTCCACAGGTGTCGGTGCTGACCGGCATCATCAAGATCAGCCTGAAAACACTGCTGGAGTGCGTGCGGCTGCGCACCTTTGGGCGCTTCGGGCTGCAGCAGGTGCAAGTGGACTGCCACTTCCTGCAGCTCTACCTGTGGCGCTTCGTGGCTGATGAGGAGCTTGTGCACCTGCTGCTGGACGAAGTGGTGGCTTCAGCTGCCCTGCGCTGCCCGGACCCAGTGCCCATGGAACCCAGTGTCGTTGAGGTCATCTGTGAGCGCGGCTAGGCTCCGTCACGGCCATGCACGGGCTTGCCCAGTCGCCCCAATCCGCCCATCCCCTGGTCTCCTGCCCCGGCGGCCCTTCCCCTCAAGCTCTGCCTACTGCCTAATAAAGCCGTGctgtctcctcctctctgtcGCTTCCGGGGAGGCTGGGCGGGACTTGGAGGACTGGGGTGGAGCTGTGAGACTGCAGAGGCTGCTTTGGAGGTGCTCACGTTGGTCTCGCCCCCGAGAGCTGATTGGCTGACCCGCTGGGCCCAGGATGGGCCGGGGGCGGGTCCATTTAAAGACCTCGGGACAAAAGCGGTCGCTGTCTGCTGCCCAGACAGGTGCAAGCCCAGCTGGGCTCGGTCCTCCTCGGCAGTGAGCCCACCtcctgggggatggggtgggctgTGTTTCCTTGACGCTTGAGAGGTTCCAGCCCCCAGCGCAGCGGAGACCATGGCCCCTCCTCAGGGCTCTCGGGCCCCGCTGGAATTCGGAGGACCCTTGGGTAATGGGGCAGAGAGGGGTACTTAAGGTCTGAGACTTAGAGGGAGAACTGGAGGGTTGAGCTGTTAACAGGGATCTGAGGGTGAAAGACCGCGAGGTATCGGGGGGCAGTGGGATCTAGGGGTTTGCAGGGGAGTGTAGGGAGAAGGGGCTGCAGAGCTGGGGATTTGTGCAGTGGAGGACTGGGCCGACTAGGGGACTAGGAGTGGAGTCCTCGAGGGGAGCAAGATAGAAGTCAGAGAACGGGACCAAGGGCTGAGAACCGGGTAAGGAAGAGGGCAGTGGGAATGCCAAGGGAGCCCTGGATATGGAAAGGTGCCTGTGGGGGTCAGGGAGAGCCGGAGAGCGGACCCCCGGACGGATCGCCCCCTTCCCCAGGCGCCGCGGCGCTGATGCTGCTGCTCCCGGTCACTATGTTTCACCTGCTACTGGTGGCCCGCTCGGGACCGGCGCGCCTTCTGGGCCCACCCCCCTACCTGCCGGGACTGGAGGAGCTGTGGAGCCCGTGGGCGCTGTTGCTCTGTCTCACCTGGCTCGGCCTGCAGGCGGCGCTCTACCTCTTGCCGGCGCGCAAGGTGTGGCCTCTGCTCGCGAACGCGCTGGGGAGGCGGCGGAGGGCAGGGGCTCGGCGAGAAGGAAGGCCCCCCTCAACCCTTATCAGAACCGCTTTGTGCCCGCAGGTGGCTGAGGGGCAGGAATTGAAGGACAAGAGTCGACTGCGCTACCCCATTAACGGTGCCTGGGGGCTAGGTCCTTGCGTGGAGCTGCGGGTTTGGCGGGTGGAGCCCCAGGCCCAATGGGAAGGTCATAGAGATGCGCCCGAGACCCCAGACACTTATTTTGCGCCTCTTTTACACCCAGGACATACGGGGTTTCATTGGTTCCCTCCACACCCCTCCTTTCTCCATTCCTAGCACTTGCTGCTACTCAGAGACGTGGCTGGGGTGACCCCCCCAAGAGCCAGTGTCAGATTAGTGGCTAGGTCTGCAACCTCCCTGGGCtttaggttgtgtgtgtgtgttcagcggTGGGGGGCGGCGGAGGTGGAGAGTCTCAATCCCAGGACTCATCATGTGCTGCGGTTCAGGCTTCCAGGCCCTGGTGCTGACAGCCCTCCTGGTGGCCCTGGGGGTGTCAGCCGGGCTGCCCCTGAGCGCGCTCCCGGAAATGCTCTTGCCCTTGGCATTTGCGGCCACCCTCACCGCCTTCATCTTCAGCCTCCTTCTGTATCTGAAGGCTCTGGTAGCCCCTGCCTCGGCCCTGGCACCTGGAGGGAACTCAGGTGAGAGGAGACCCGGTCGGGTAAGGATAGTGGCAGATGGGGGTGCTGGCTTGCAGCGTCACCCTCCtttattctccaggcaatctcATCTACGACTTCTTCCTGGGACGGGAGCTCAACCCGCGCATCTGTTCCTTTGACTTCAAATATTTCTGCGAACTGCGACCTGGCCTCATCGGCTGGGTATGCTGGGCATGGCTAAGTGGGCCTCCAaccagggggaggggtgggatgggtgagCAATGCCTGGGCAAGGCAGGGCCAAAATAGTGCTGACATGTCGTTAATCATTCCACAATTATTTGTTGAGTTCATCATGTGCTCTAAGCACTGCTCCAGGTACTGggagacaaaagaaaaacatagttacagggaagaaagaaaaaaaagtctgtcttCATGAAGCCTACATTCTAATAGGAATAAAATATGTCACATGTCAGGGGATGCTGCGAGGAAAAAGCACGGAGGGAATTAGGAGAGAccattttaaataaaaccatCAAGTGCAAAATTTTGAAGGGATGATTCTGTGCTGCTAGAGGTCAGAACGGTGCAGAACTTCAAACTCATCAGTGGACTTAGCAACCTGTCCATCATTGGTGGCCTTGACAACAGGCCAACTGTGTTTTTTGTTTATAATCACGCATACTGGTCTGTGGTCATGATTTCCTGAAGCATGTCTTGGGCAAGGTCCCCATCACCCTGGAAACTGCTTCATCCAGAAGCGGGAGGAATGCTGAGTGCCCATCAGGGGTCTGGATCCTGGCCTTCAAGGCTATTTCCTCATGTGTGAAATGGAGTAAGAGCTTCCTCCCAAGATTATGGTGAGGATTAGAATTGGTAGCCTGACTGACAGCACCAAGCCCAGTGCTACCTGAATGGGGATGCTCATTACAGATTTGATGCCAGCTAGtcattactgagcacttactatggcCAAACACACCATGCTGAGCACTGCACACACATTACGGCCATGATTATCTCCATTTTCTACGTGGAGGTGGGAAAGGAGGCTGACCTTTAGAGAGGGTGAGCAGCTTGCCCAGGTGGCAAAGCTGAGATTCAAAACCAAGTCAGATTTGACTCTCAAGCCTGCAGTGTCCAGTTGCTCCCTATGCTGCTCTCCTGAAGGGAACACTGCAGGACAAGGCAAGGAAAAACAGGTCAGGAGGCAGACAAACGCAGTCTCTCTGCCCCTGGGGACATGGCTGGAGCCACTCAACACAGGCCTGGAGAGTTAGCGACGGAGAGCTGAGACAGGGGGCAGGCTGGTCGCTGCCTTTCCAGGCACTGTCACCTTTGTAGAAATGGACTGGGGACAGACTGCCCTGTCTCACCCTCCGCCTAACCCCCAGGTCCTCATCAACCTGGCCTTGCTGATGCAGGAAGCAGAACTTCGGGGGAGTCCCTCACTGGCCATGTGGCTGGTCAATGGCTTCCAGCTACTGTATGTGGCTGATGCCCTTTGGTACGAGGTGAGGCAGGACAGGGCCGGGGAGGTAGGGGAGGGTGCCTGAGGACTTTGCAGGGACTAAGCCAGTGTGTCTGGGTCCTGTTCCTGCAGGAGGCAGTCCTGACCACCATGGACATCATCCATGACGGGTTTGGCTTCATGCTGGCCTTTGGGGACCTCGCCTGGGTACCCTTCACCTACAGCCTGCAGGCCCAGTTCCTGCTGTATCACCCACAGCCTCTGGGGTGGCCCCTGGCCTCATTCATCTGCCTCATCAATGGTCAGTGGGGAAGGAGCAGCATTCCCCTTCCCCCTTTcattatttactgagcaccccTTGGGTAGGTGCCAAGCCTCACATGCTTCTTTAAAGCTAAGGGCTTGGTCCTCGGTCTCCTGGCAGACTGAGTCTAGGCTGTGGGTAGTTGGTCAGGGTCAGATGGAAGGCCCCTGACCGCCTGCTCACGCTTTCCCCCAGCTGTTGGTTACTACATCTTCCGTGGAGCCAATTCTCAGAAAAACACCTTCCGAAAGAATCCTTCTGATCCCAGAGTGGCTGGTGAGCTGGGTTTCTTGGGTGCCATCAGTGAGGTGGGGCAGCTGGATTTCCAAGGGTTCCCCCATCCCACTGTGTCTTTCTCCAGACCTTGAGACCATCTCTACAGCCACAGGGCGACGGCTGCTGGTGTCTGGGTGGTGGGGTATGGTCCGCCATCCCAACTACCTTGGAGACCTCATCATGGCTCTGGCCTGGTCCTTGCCGTGCGGTGAGTTATTTGAGAGGGGCCACaactgtgtgtgtggggggccaAGGTAGAAGATGCCCAGTCTGGATGCAGAATGGAGAACAGGGCTGCACCCCAGTGGAGGGAGTAATCAGGGAGCTGGGGATGCACTCAGGCTGTGGCTGGGGCAGACCTCTGCAACAGCCTAGCATGCCAGCTCTCCCTGCAGATTTTAGCCCTTTTAGCATTGAGCCGATGCCCCTGTGAGCCACTAGCGGCGGAAAGGTTTGTGAACCGGTAGGCTGGCTGAGTGGTCAGAAAAACCCCTTTCCCCACAGGGGTGTTCCACCTGTTGCCCTACTTCTACTTCCTCTACTTCACTGCGCTGCTGGTGCACCGTGAGGACCGGGATGAGCGGCAGTGTCTGCAGAAGTACGGCCTAGCCTGGCACGAATACTGCCGGCGTGTGCCCTACCGAATCGTGCCCTACGTCTACTGAAGCAGCTCCAGACACCCCAGGTTGGGGCACGTGCCTGCCCAGCTGCCAGCACACTGGGCACCAGGAGCCTGGACGCACCCGGGACACAAGGGCCTGTACCCTACCCTGCCCAGAGCTCCAAAACACTGGGATGAACGGCCTGATAGGTGGCTGGAGCAAGGGGGAAATGAAGCCAGTGCTCCAAAATGGAGTGGGTGTGTAGGGGGGGTGTGCTGCTCTTCCTCCTTAGATAAACAGCTGGAATCCTTGGTGCTGCTTCTCTCCCTTTCTGGGCCAGGCTGTTTAAAGACTGGCTGGGTCAGCCCCAGTCAAGGAGAAGCTGACAGGCAGTTTGTGGGCCCAAGAGTCTGGGGAACGGTGGCACAAGACCCACCACTCAGAAATGGGCACTGGCGACAGGGCAGAGCGGTCACAGCTTTATTAATGACAAAGGGTTCAGCCGGGGAGCTCCTCAATAAGAGTCCTCCGGGCAGGTGGCAGGGGGCCTCCCCAAAGCTGCTCCAGCTCCCCCATGAGGGCTGCCACCTCCTCGGCTGCCACAGTGTGAGCTCGGTGGGCCGTGGCACAGTCTAGAGCCAGGGGTGTGAGGGCGTCCTCATTTTCGTTGGTCCAAGACAGAAGGAACTGGCATTTCTTTCGGGCCCGGTAGAGGCGATCTCGTTCTTCGGGGGCCACCGCTTGTTTCCGGGCCCGGCCCAGGGTCTGCGCCAGGTCCCCCAGCGCTGCCAGCGTGTAGCTTTTCTGGTTGGCCGGGCCCTCACCCAGCAGGATGCGGGCAGCCTCGCGCATGGCTCCCCGTGTGCCCAGAGGTCCGGGGGGATGCTCGCCTGCTTCCAGCACATGGGCTGCGGCCTGCAGGGCTTCCTCGGCAGAGGCGAAGACCTGCTGGGAGCCCAGGGCTCCGGAAACGCCGAGCAGTGTGGCACAGAAGTCCGAGAGCAGCGCCTCGTCGCCGCCGTGATACAAGGCCAGAGTGTGCGCGTAGGCAAATA
This window of the Capra hircus breed San Clemente chromosome 29, ASM170441v1, whole genome shotgun sequence genome carries:
- the VPS51 gene encoding vacuolar protein sorting-associated protein 51 homolog, giving the protein MAAAAAAPGPGSGPGDSPEGPEAEAPERRRKAHGMLKLYYSLSEGEAAGRPSGPDPLDPTDLNGAHFDPEVYLDKLRRECPLAQLMDSETDMVRQIRALDSDMQTLVYENYNKFISATDTIRKMKNDFRKMEDEMDRLATNMAVITDFSARISATLQDRHERITKLAGVHALLRKLQFLFELPSRLTKCVELGAYGQAVRYQGRARAVLQQYQHLPSFRAIQDDCQVITARLAQQLRQRFREGGSGAPEQAECVELLLALGEPAEELCEEFLAHARGRLEEELRSLEAELGPSPPAPDVLEFTDHGGSGFVGGLCQVAAAYQELFAAQGPAGAEKLAAFARELGSRYFALVERRLAQEQGSGDNSLLVRALDRFHRRLRAPGALLAAAGLAEAATEIVERVARERLGHHLQGLQAAFLGSLTDVRQALAAPRIAGKEGPGLAELLANVASSILSHIKASLASVHLFTAKEVSFSNKPYFRGEFCSQGVRESLIVGFIRSMCQTAQSFCDSPGEKGGATPPALLLLLSRLCLDYETATISYILTLTDEQFLVQDQSPVTPVSTLCAEARETARRLLTHYVKVQGLVISQMLRKSVETRDWLSTLEPRNVRAVMKRVVEDTTAIDVQVGLLYEEGVRKAQSSDSSKRTFSVYSSSRQQGRYAPSYTPSAPMDTNLLSNIQKLFSERIDVFSPVEFNKVSVLTGIIKISLKTLLECVRLRTFGRFGLQQVQVDCHFLQLYLWRFVADEELVHLLLDEVVASAALRCPDPVPMEPSVVEVICERG
- the TM7SF2 gene encoding delta(14)-sterol reductase → MAPPQGSRAPLEFGGPLGAAALMLLLPVTMFHLLLVARSGPARLLGPPPYLPGLEELWSPWALLLCLTWLGLQAALYLLPARKVAEGQELKDKSRLRYPINGFQALVLTALLVALGVSAGLPLSALPEMLLPLAFAATLTAFIFSLLLYLKALVAPASALAPGGNSGNLIYDFFLGRELNPRICSFDFKYFCELRPGLIGWVLINLALLMQEAELRGSPSLAMWLVNGFQLLYVADALWYEEAVLTTMDIIHDGFGFMLAFGDLAWVPFTYSLQAQFLLYHPQPLGWPLASFICLINAVGYYIFRGANSQKNTFRKNPSDPRVADLETISTATGRRLLVSGWWGMVRHPNYLGDLIMALAWSLPCGVFHLLPYFYFLYFTALLVHREDRDERQCLQKYGLAWHEYCRRVPYRIVPYVY